In Mustela lutreola isolate mMusLut2 chromosome 16, mMusLut2.pri, whole genome shotgun sequence, the genomic window CAGGCCACATGATGGGCCCAAGTTGAGAGCCCATCCCTTCCCTCTTGCAGGCCCAGCCAGTACCGCTTTGCCCCTGGGACCACAGCTGTCCTGTCCAGGACAGTGAAGCCACTGACCCTGGAACTGCTTGAGGAAACCGTGCAGGCCATGGAGGTAGAATGAAGTAGGATGATGCTTAGGGCTTGGAACGAAGAGAAATAAACCCAGGAAATACAAAAACACCTGAACAAATGGCTGTGTTGTTCCTGGGTGGAGGGGGGACAAGCAGCCATCTAGACACTGTGGCTCATGTACACCTGCAGGGGCCACTCCCTACATCGTTCCAGGGCCTGGCCTTACAGGTGTCCTTTACCCATCGCCATAGGCATCTATTCCTCCAGAACTCCAGCCCTGGCAAGCACTGCAGCTCAAGATGGAAGGCCCCTTCCTGACTCTCCAAACTATACAGTTCCCCCTACCACTCCGGTGCCTTGCTCTTGTCCTCTAGTCTACTGAGGACTGTTGTAAAACCCAGAAGGCCCCCCACACTGCCCCCTTTCCGTGGCTCATCAGTGTCCCACAGCAAAGCCCACACCTCTCAGTCAAGGAGACTGCATGGACTCCACTGAGTTAGCCCTTACAGCTGATAGAGGAGCTGCTCCCTGACTCCTAGGGCAAGTTCTTACAGAACACTCCTCACTCCTGCAACACCTTTACCTGTGCAACCGCTCCCATGACCAGGCCCACCCTAAGGGCTTCTATTTGGACGTGCTGATCTGTGAAAGGGACAGCGGGGAGTGGGGGTCTCCCGAGTTTGCTAGGCTGATGGATCATAGGGCTTATGCAGAGAGAGATGACATGACACATGTATCCAGCAGACCTTTGCTGAGTGCCCCCTGAGGGCCAGCCCAAAGGCTATGTGCTGGCAGGAGATCGTGCCCTCAGAGAGAACAGTTGACTCCACTGGAGCTTCGGAACTGTTAGTCTACCAACCCCTGGGGAGGGTCTGCTCTGAACTGGACATCCCTGGACCCCTGACtgtcttcccccctccccaatattttattatgaagatTTTTAAACATAGCAGCTGAATTGCACTGAACACCTCTATACCCACAATCAACTTTACAgttattattgttatatttgCTTGATCACACTTCCATCCCTCCATTCCTCTGTTCAACCATTagcgtgtcttttttttttttttttttttttgcgcatCTTATTTTTTTGATGAGAGTCAAAAAAATGACACTACTTAGAGTCAGTTGGTGCCCCACACCTCTAGGAGCCCAGCCAACTTACCTATTGCAGCTTTGCACACGGGGCTGTCTTCTCTTCCTTAGTGCAGGCTCAGCCTAGAACTCTACAACAGCTGGGCTGTGGACACCAAGAACTTGCCCACAGGAACCCCAAGGCCTGGAAGCTGTCACCCTGGGACCCATAACCCCCATCCAGGGTCAGCCAGTCACCAAGTGCTCACACCTTaccctcctgtgtgccaggcccctACCAGGTGTCGTCTCCTCAATAGGAGtgtgggctttggagccaggtGAAGGTTTGGGTCCAAACGTACTATGTGCTGATGGAAGAGTCACCATCTCTTTGGACAAACTGACTCCTGTTCCAAGTTGGTGAGAAATCACTGAGATGCTATGAGATTTGTGACCTGCCAGAACCCCTGTCCTGGCCGCATGGCCCTGGCCCTCCACAGCACAGCTGGCACAGCTGGACATTCCCTCCACCCATCAGGAACACCCCTGGGTGCTGAGCAGGCTTCTCTGAGTCTGGTGCCCTGACAGCCCTAAGAAACTTCGCTGATCCCAGCCACCATGTAGTCCACACAGACCTAACTTAACCACAAGTCCTTGCTATTTAACACTCAATGCTTGGGATGTTAGGTGGTTCAGGGAACCAATTAGAGACCAGGCTTTGGGGGGTGGACATGAGAGCCTCACACCTGGTCTCTGTCTGATAAAGTCCAGGCCTGAATCCAAGACCTTGACCTAGAGACCCTCCTCCTGACCAGAACATGGGAGGGGGCTGAGCCCACACACCTGGCTTGGCCTCAGGCCTGGGACTTTTGCCCAAGGACGAGGAGAACCATAAAAGTAGGCCCAGCTCTCAACCTCATGCCTGCCACAATGCTGCTGCTCAGTCTGACCCTTAGCCTGGTCTTCCTCGGCTCCTCCTGGGGTGAGTGAGCCTGGAATAGCCCTGATGACCAACCCTAAAGCAACCAAGCTTCCAAAACCAGccccaggcttcctgcccaggggcttggggaaggggctgggctgGCTGGAAGGGATTAGGTGGACAGAGTGggtaaaggaaaaaggaagtgccagggttggggtggtgggggcaAGAGGTGGCCAGGGGCTGGTTTCACAAATGGGACAAGATTAGGCCAGAGCTAGGAGCCAGGGAGGGTTTAGGAGGCTGAGAAGTGAAGGTTGGACATGTAGTTTAGGGAGAAGCCTCTGGCTGTTGAGTCCTGGAGCAGGTGGCAAAGCCAGGGAGGAGACTATCCCAGGGGTCAGGGAGAAAAATGCCCTGAGTTGGAGGGTGAGAGTGAATCTGGGGAGCAATGGGAAGTAAGGGTGGAGAGAGGTTAGAGGACGGATAGAATCTGGAGGTGAATTAGAGGTAAGGACATAGGTAACCAAGATACCTAGAGGTGCTTAGGGTGAGAAGGAGTAATGAGCCCACTCAATTTGGACCTCTGAGGGCCAGAGCCTGGGGGCAcccaggaggaggtggggagagctgggtgggggtgtgggggtgtgggaagCAGGTCCTCACCAGCCCAATGGCCAGGCTGCGGAGTTCCTGCCATCAAGCCACTACTGAGCTCCAGCCAGAGGATTGTCAACGGGGAGAACGCAGTGCCAGGCTCCTGGCCCTGGCAGGTGTCCCTGCAGGTACATGGACcccgggggtggggcagggtacCAGGTTCTTCATGCCTAGATGCAGCCTGAGCCCACCCCCACTTCTGACCCCTGACCCCAGGACAGAAGTGGCTTCCACTTCTGCGGAGGTTCCCTCATCAGCCAGTCCTGGGTGGTCACTGCTGCCCACTGCAATGTCAGGTGAATACTCCCACTTTACCTGCCCCGGAGcccacctctccccacctccttcgCCTGCATGCCCCTCTCTTGTCACTCTGCCCTCCCTGCGGCTGCCCAACCCCCTTCTCACTGCAGCCCTGGCCGCCACGTTGTTGTCCTGGGTGAGTACGACCGATCATCCGGTGCGGAGCCTTTGCAGGTTCTGTCCATCTCAAAGGTGAGTATCTAGACTAAAGACATGGAAATAGTGACTGGGGCAGATGGGGGGCTCTGGGGATGAGGAATTCAGGGCAGGCCCTAGGCTAGCCTCCTCAGCAACCATCAACCATGGGGGGCCTATGCCCATGACCATCCTCCCTGGCTCCACAGGCCATCACACACCCTTCCTGGAACCCCAACACCCTCAACAATGACCTGACTCTACTGAAGCTCGCCGCCCCAGCCCAGTACACAAAACGCATCTCACCAGTCTGCGTGGCCTCCTCCAATGAGGCACTGCCTGCGGGCCTCAAGTGTGCCACCACTGGCTGGGGACGTCTCAGCGGCGTGGGTAGGAAGGAACTTGGGCCAAAGATCTGGGTGACAGGGCCAGGGTGGGAAGCAGTCATCCAGGGCCTCACCATCCCCTCTGGCCCCCAGGCAATACAACTCCAGCACGCCTGCAGCAGGTGGCCCTGCCCCTGGTCACCGTGAATCAATGCCGGCAGTACTGGGGCTCACGCATCACTGACTCCATGATCTGTGCGGGCGGCGCAGGGGCCTCCTCGTGCCAGGTGAGCATCAGCACCCTGGCCCGCCCTCTGCACTGCCCTGGGGCACCCCCTGACCCCTATGCTGactgctctcccctccctcctcagggAGACTCCGGAGGCCCTCTGGTCTGCCAGAAGGGGAACACATGGGTGCTTATTGGCGTCGTCTCCTGGGGCACCAGCAACTGCAATGTGCGCCAGCCTGCCATATACACTCGGGTTAGTAAGTTCAGCAACTGGATCAACCAGGTCGTAGCCTCCAACTGAGCCGGCCACAGGTCCTCTCCCCATCTCAATCCAATAAAGACCCCGTGCTCTGTCCTCTTGTGCCTTCCTGTCCTTTCAAGGGAAAGGAGGGCTTTTGGGAGTCCCTCTTCCCACTTGGGACTTAGACTTCTGGCATGGCAGGTGTTGACTCAGATCTTCCTAGCATAGCCATGCCCAGGCCacgcgtccccccccccccatctttccTCCTCCTAGGAAACCCCTGGTCCACAGCAAGGAGCCTGGACTGTCAGAATGGGTGGGCGGCCTTCCCTGGGGAGGGCGGCCTTCCCTGGGGAGGGCAGCCTGTTTATTGAGTACAAAGGATACATTTACAACCGGAGTACACAAAATAAATAACTGCACATTCTCCAGCCACGGTCCATGGCATAAAGGCCCAGGTGGGCCTATCAAAGGCCCAAGTCTCCAAATGCCCTCTGTCTTACCCTTAGGACCAGGCCGACCTTGGACAAGAGAGGAAATAAATCCCTAGGGCTTCAGGCCCCCGAGACACTTGGGAAAATAGGGGAAATTCTGAGGCCACAGAACCTTGGCTCTCTGTTGCCTTGTGCCACAAGCACTGGGTACAAGAGAAGATGTATAAGGCACAATTCGCTTGGCCCAGAATGgtctctttggttttctttctgacTGGAGGTGGCACATGCAGAAAGAGGAGGGCCTGGCCCAAGGCTACCCACTGGGAGAAACAGTGAGGGCCAATCCCTCCCTGCTGGCAGAAGCCCTGCAGTCAAGCTAAGGCTAAAGCTGGGCCCCAGCTCCTTCCTACCCACTGAACACAGCTGTGGAGGAAGGGGCCTTGGGTTCCAGCctggtttggggtggggtggtACAGAGGAGGCTCTATGAGAGGCACCATGAGTGACATGGGGATGGTCTGGCTCACGCCTCTGGGAAAGCAGCCACCAATTCCACCCACCTCCTGCAGGGGCTCCCTCCAGCCTGAGATTCAGCAGAGCCCAAGCTGGAAGGGTAATGCTGTGAAAGGAAAGAGGAACAGGCTGGACCAGCCAAGGCCAGCTGTGAGAAGGCCAGGGCCCCAGACACTCAGGGTTCAGAGACAGGTCACACAGTTTGGCTAAGTTCCAACTGGAGCTGCGCAGCAGCTCAGCAGAAGGGAAGGGCTGAGCAGCCTGGGACCTCTCCTCAATACAGCAGCTCCTTCCCAGTTTCTCTAGAGGACGAAGGATAAGCACATGGTCAGTCCTAGGCTGCCCATACTCATGTCAGACACTAGATGGCGCCTTCACGCAGATGTGAGGCAGGAACAGCAGAGCCTGAAGGGaaggggggcaatgggcagtacCAAGGGTGGAACCAGGCTGACACTGGAATCAATGGGGCCGTCCCTGGGAAGCCCCTGGTATCTGCCTTGGCCCTGGTGCCCCCATTCCCCAGGTAGCAGCAGTGGGGCTCCCTTTAATCCCCCACAGTTGAGAAGGAGGCACCTAGGGAATAGAAAGGGCATCCAAGGGGGAGAGAAGTGTAGAGTGGGCTCTGCAAAGAAGGCACTGAGAGCAGTAGGCTGGTGGGCAGGAGGTCTCTCATTGGCAGAGAGAGGCTGGAGCCTGGAGAAGCCTGCTACCAACATGGCCACATAGTTCAGAAGACCCAAGGACCATGCCATGGCCCCACCACCAGAGGTTCTAGCCAGTCCTGGGGCCAGGACAGGTCCCTAGAGGCACCACGAACGAAGGCAGACcttgggtgggaggtgggagactGTTTGGACTTAGCCAGGGGCTGAGAGTCCAGCTAAGGCACAAGCTTTGTGCCTCCCTAGGCCCCTCACTGGGGCACAGATCAGGATGCAATGGAATGTGGGGGGCCAGAAAAGGTTCAGTGAAGAGGGTTTCAGAAGTGACTGTCCCAAAGAGTCCTGGGACCTCAGGATACCCTCTGCCTGGCACTTCACACCTTTTGGTCTTGGGGAAGAGCCAAGGGAAGGCCACGTCCAGCCGCTTCCCCAACCTCTAGCAGAGCAGTTGCCCACCAAAAAGAGCACTGGTGCCAGGCCAGGCTCCTCATTCACAGGGCTCACAGCCCCCTAGGCTCCCTCCACTCTGTCATACCAGGTTCAGGCCCAGGATGAGGACGGGGGGCTGCTGAAGGGACACGGAAGGGGCTGGGGCCGTGTCACGCCGGCACCGCAgccgggtggctcagccattgTACTGCTGCTGGTAGCGCAGGTTGAGCTCCCGCAGTTCCCGCTCCCGCACTCGGCGTGACTTGTTGGAACGTGTAGAGCGGCTGGAACGCGTGGACTGGGCCGATTTGGTGCTCTGGCAGCGTGAGGAAGCACGTTTGAGGAGATTCTGGGAGATGGAGCGGTGCAGATTCTTCATGGATGAAGAGGCTGCCATGCTCACCACCCATGGGTGCCTCAGGGCCTGCAGTGCAGTCATGCGGGCGCCGGGGTCCACTGTCAGCAGGCGGTCAATGAAGTCCTTGGCCAGATTGGACACACTGGGCCAGGGCTAGAGGCCAAGAACAGACATTAGAATGAGAGCACTCAACATTGGCTCTCCCCATCCTGATGAGGCTACCACCATGGCACTGAGAACCGTCCAGCATTCCTGCACTCTCCCTCTGGAGAAAAGCCCTGCCTGGCTCCTCCCAAGTCTCTCCCTCTTACCCAACATTGGCTTAGGCCACCAAGCAGAGGCTGTTCTGAGTAAGGAGTCCGCACGACAAATAGAAGGAAATGTTCCTCTCCCCAAGCAGCCAACTTCTAAGTGCCCTGGAGTCAAAGCCTGGCTCAGGAAGGTGGCCCCCGTCAAGATGCCCCACCTACCCCAGGATTACTGTGAGTTCAGGGGGATTTAAAGAGAATGACCCAAACTTTCCACTATACTCTAGGCCAGACTTAAGCTCCCAACCCAGGATGTCCATACCAGGCCACTTAACAGGCAACTTCCTAGTCTTCAAAGAGAGGACCCACCCTCCCTGATTGACCAAGAGGCGATGGATGACTAGGGTATTCCCCTCATCAACCTCTGCCTCTCAGCtatggggagaaaaggaaataattcaagGCAACTAGATTTCTCTATCTGCTGAGAGGGTAGGGGGCTCTTGAGGGACAGGCGGGACCAGGTGACCTTTCCAGTCTTTATGACCTCTTGGAGCCACACAGGAGGGCCTGGCGGTGCTCTACACAGCCTCATTTTGGTACCTTGTGTCCTTGGGGAGACACTGCACAAAGCCTGCTCTGCTACATGCCCCCGTGACTGCCTTATCTCAGCCACACACCAAGCAGCTGTCTGTCCCAGGGCCTCAATCTGGACAGCTTGTATGGACATTCACCTGGCTGACTCCTTAGGTTCTCAGGGTAAAGGACACTTACTCAGACTTCTCTTAGCCCCCAGAGCTAAGTAATGATTCCAGTGATTGCAAGTTGATTGTTCGTTCCCATTAGACCATGCAAAGCTGGATGAGCCCCCGTGCCTGGTGCCAGGAATAGAGAGGCCCTCAAGCCCCTCTGCTGGAGGAGGGCAGACACAGTACCACTCTGTGTCCCTGTCTTCTGGGGACACTGTGCCATGGGCTCTGATATTCCCAAAGGGTGGGTGGCTAGGACCTTCGTTGAGCCTGCTGTGGAAGGTTTGGCTGGGACATCAAAGACACCATCACCCTCCTTCCCGCCAAATGAGGTCTGCCTGTTCCACCCAAAGATACCCTTCACCTTGGGGAATGCCTGAACTCACTCTCTGAGGGATTCAGGAGTATCGCAGAGCCCGCATTCAGGGCAGCTGTGCATCCCTTTAGCAGTCACACTTAACACACTTAACACTGACTACTGCTACCCCCAattcagcttccttttttttttttttttttttaagattttatacacttttttaacagaaagagagagagagactgagcacaagcagggggagcagcagaggaagagagaggaacctGATGTCAGActcgacccaggaccctgggatcatgacctgagctgaaggcagacactcaactgactgagccatccagacacacCACTTCAGCTTCCCTGACCTCCAATTCCCTGACCCCCAGTGCCCTTCTCCACTATATGCCGGGGACAGAGGGGGGCTCCAAGGAGAACACTCTTCTGGAGTCCTGAGGAAGGAGTGGGGCTAGTTGCAGATGTAGCTTTTTGGAAGGCAAATCTCAACTTTCACTAAACTGAACTGGTAGAAAACGACAGACCACCTTCCCAGACAGCCACCAAACAGGGGCTGCTCCCAGTGACTCCTGGGGAGATTATGATCTTCAGGAGGAGTGCACTCAGGGCCTTGGGACATGCAGCCAGGGAAACCCATGAGTACCTTGCTGAGAGTAATGAGGGGGCACAGAGGGGCAGACAGCGCTCCCCCATacacccagagcccagggctccgGTACTGAGGCTAACATACAGCGGGACTGGACTAGACAGCTGCCACAGTGGGCTTCGGCTCACAGCTCAAGAAAGCCTTGTGGCTTACTGCTGCCCCCTGAACACAAGAAGCCACTGTGAGGGGCCAGTCAATCTAAACCACAGACACTCACTGTAACCCTTCACTCACTTAGAAGAGATGGAAAGGCGCAGCATAATGGGACCATTGATGGACAGAGCAAAACCTAGAAGGTGAGCAGGCTGGGTCCTGAGAATACCTGTGGGGCCCTACCAGCTCTTCtggtgagaaagaagaaaaagggcaaTTACTGGGAAACACAGCGCAGCTCAGTCCGGCCGCTTGGTGGGCCAGCCCGAAGACAGAGCGGGCAGTGCAGGAGAGCCAAACAGAACTGGCACATGGGTTCTGCCCCTGCCCTTGGTCCAGCCAAGACAGAAGAGAGGCAACTCCTCTGCAGACTGCAGCATAAACAATGGCAAAGCTGGACTCACAAGCCAGGATGGAGCAGAGGCACCCCTGCTTCACATCCACACCCAGTCAGATGAATGGCCTCTGCAGACTGGATCCCTTGTCCAGGGAGATCTTCAATGGGCCTCTCACCAGCCCTTTCCTGGCGCCGTAAGCACATCCATTCCCAGAGCggcagaggctcacaccaggcatCAACCCCTGCTGCTCACCGAGCGGCCAGCCAGTTAACGACAAAGTGAGCCAGACTGATCTGCGCCTTCTGCTCCC contains:
- the CTRL gene encoding chymotrypsin-like protease CTRL-1: MPATMLLLSLTLSLVFLGSSWGCGVPAIKPLLSSSQRIVNGENAVPGSWPWQVSLQDRSGFHFCGGSLISQSWVVTAAHCNVSPGRHVVVLGEYDRSSGAEPLQVLSISKAITHPSWNPNTLNNDLTLLKLAAPAQYTKRISPVCVASSNEALPAGLKCATTGWGRLSGVGNTTPARLQQVALPLVTVNQCRQYWGSRITDSMICAGGAGASSCQGDSGGPLVCQKGNTWVLIGVVSWGTSNCNVRQPAIYTRVSKFSNWINQVVASN